The genomic interval CGTGTGGCAGACCCCGCTCGTGAGGATGTCGACGACGGCTTCCCCCGGACCCGGATCGGGGACGATGATCGTCGCGATCTCGGCCTGCGCGTTCTTCTCGCGGACGATGACGCCCTGGACTCGATACGCCATGCGCATTCCTTTCGTTGTGGATCTTTGGGCCGCGGCGGGCCGCACGGGGCGGGCGGCGGCGCCGGCCCGACGGCTCCAGGCTATCGAAGCCCGGCGGCGACCGGAGCCGCGTCCGCGAGTTCCGCGAGCACGCCCTCCAGCCAGTCGACGGCTGCCTCCGCGGCGTCCGTGCCGCCGCCCGCGTCGTGGCGGCCGTACTCGCCGATGCGCTGAGCGCCGCAGGCCGTGAGCGCCTCGTCGAGCAGCTCGCTGCCGCGCGAGTAGGTCTTGGCGTAGCTGCGGTCCCCGAGGCCGAAGACGGCGTAGCGCAGGCCGGCGAGTCCGCCGCGCGCGGCGCGGAGCTCGGCGTGGAAGCCGCGTGCCGCGGTGGGGAGCTCGCCGTCGCCGTAGCTCGAGCAGAGCACGAGGTGGAGCCGCTGCGGGTCGAGCTCCTCGGGGGCGGCGTCGGCGACGTCGAGCAGCCGCACGTCTCCCCCGTCGAGGTGCCGGCGCAGCTCCTCCGCCGCGAGCTCGGCGCCGCCGGATTCGGTGGCGAAGAGGATCGTGATCGCCCCCTCGTGCCGGGCACCGGCCGCGCGCCCCGGCGCGGGCGGCGGGACGAGGGACGCGTCGCGGGCCGCGGCGAGCTGCGCGTCGCGGCTGGCGAGCTTGGCGCGCACGCGGCCGGGCGCCGCTCCGAGGCGCTCCCTGAGATCGATGCGGCGCCATCCGGCGAAGTCGACGGCGTGCACCGGCGGAACGATGCCCGCGGCCGACGGGGCGTCGCCGTCGCGAGCCGCGAGATCGTCTCGGATCATGCGGGCGAGCTGCCGCGCGTCCTCGCGCTGCTCCGGGATCGTGCCGCGCGGGCCGCGGCGCAGCCAGCCGGCGGTGTAGAGCCCGGGCTCGACGCGCCCGTCGGGGTGGGCGCCCGCGGACGTCGGCATCGCGGTGCTGCCGGACGCCTCCGCGCCCTCGTCGACGAAGCCGACCGCGGTGACGACCGCGGTGACGGCGAGCTCCCGGTCGGCCCCGGCCTGCGCGATCCGGATCGCGCGCACGCCGCGCTCCCCCGAGATCTCGACGGGGCGCGCCCCGAACCACCACTCGATGACCGGAGTCCCCGGCTCGCCGTCCGAGCCGCGCTCCCCCGGGTCCGCTGCCGTGAGCTCGCGCACGGCGTCGAGGCGGGCGTCCTTCCCCTCGGGCACGGCGTCGAGGTCGACGCCGTGCACGACGTGGCGCACGCCGGGGAGACCCGCGAGCTCGCGCACCATCACGGGGTCGAACTTCGCGAGCTCGGGAGCGCTGCGGCCGATGAGGTGCACCGTGCGCACGGCGCCGGCGAGGTCGGCGTGGACGGCATCGTCGAGGTCGCTCCCGGTGAAGTCCCGGCGCGTGAGCAGGCGCGCGACGTCCATCGCGACGTTGCCGTGGCCGACGATGGCGACGCGCGCGCCGAGGGCGGGCGGCGCCGGCGCGTCGGGATGTCCGTTCAGGGTGCGGGTGATCGCGCCCGCGCCGTGCACGCCGGCGAGGTCGCCGCCGGGGATCCGGAGCGGCGCATCGCCGCGGACGCCCGTCGCGAGCACGACCGCGTCGCTCGCCGCCCGCAGCTCGTCGAGGCTGACGTCCACGCCGAGCCGCGTGTTCCCGATGAATCGCACGCCGGGCTCCGCGTAGAGCCGGTCGAACTGCCGGGAGACGGACTTCGTGCCCTGGTGGTCGGCGGCGACGCCGTAGCGCACGAGACCGTAGGGCACGGGCTGCGCCTCGACGACGTCGATCCGCGCGTCGGGGATCGCCTTGCGCACGGCCTGAGCCGTGAAGCTCCCCGACGGGCCGGAGCCGACGATGGTGATCCGCGGGGCGGTCGCCGTCGCGCGCGCGCTCGGATTCCCGTCCGCGGCCGGTCGCGCGCGCTCCCAGGTCACGGGCAGCCGCGTCATGCCGCGGAAGACCCAGCCGGCGATGACGGCCGGATCGGTCTCGCTGAGCGCGAGCCCCTCGAAGCGGGAGAAGAGCCGGGGCAGGCCGACCGCGGCGACCTCGGCCTTCGCGACCCAGGCGCCGAGGCAGACGTGCGTGCCCTTGCCGAAGGCGAGGTGCGGGCGCACCTCGCGGTGGATGTCGAAGCGCTCGGGAGCCGCCCAGACCGTCTCGTCGCGATTGGCGGAGAGCACGCAGATGCCGAGCTTCGCCCCGGCGGGGAGCGCGACGCCGGCGAGCTCGGTGTCCCGGGTGACCTGCCTGGAGTAGAGGCCGATCGGGGCGACCCAGCGGATCGCCTCCTCGAAGACGGCCGGCCACAGCTCCGCGTCCGCCGCGACGGCGGCGCGCTGCTCCGGGTGCTGCAGGAGCGCCCAGGCGGCGACGCCGAGGGCGTCGCGGGGCTCGTTCAGACCGCCGCCGATGGTCATCTTCAGGTTCGCTCGGATGCGCTCGAGCGGCATCGTCCGCTCGGGGGCGCGCAGCAGCTGGGCGATGAGCGTCGGGTTGTCGTCGAGATGCGCGGCGTGCCAGGCGAGCATCTCGTCGAGCGCGGCGTCCACCTCATCGAATGAGGCCTTGCCGAGCGCCCACACCTCGGGATCGTCGGCGTAGTTGCCCGTCGCGTCGATCATGGTCTGCGACCAGCGCTGCAGATCCGACTGATCGGCGTTGTGGAATCCGATGAGCTCGCGGAGGTTCTCCGCGGCGTACGGGGCGGCGAAGTCCCAGATGAGGTCGGCTCCCGGGCCGCGCTCCGCGAGCGCCTCGAGGGCGCGGGCGGCGTTCCGTTCGAAGACCCGCGTCCAGGTGCGCTTCACCTCGCCCGGCCGCAGCGCCGGCTGCCACGCCTTCCGCTCGATGTAGTGCTCGGGATCGTCGCGGCGCAGCATCGAGTGCCCCATCGCGCGGATCTGGAGCGAGCCCTCCTCGTTCGCCGAGAAGGTCTCCTGGTCGAGCTCCGTCTCGTGCACGGCCGCGTAGGACGTGATGAGGGTCCGACCGACGGCGGGCACCCAGTGCACGCCGCCCTCGGCTCGCAGCCGTTCGTAGATGGGGAAGGGATCGCGGACGAGGTCGGGGATCGTCACCCAGTCGGCGACGGGGGCGGGCTGCGCGGTCATGTCGGGTCCTCATCGTTGAGCTGCGGGCGTTGCCTCGATTATGATCGCGGAGAAAGCCGGGGAAAAGCGGGGAATACCGCTCTACTACAAAGGAAAAACCGATTTTGAGTACCGTCCGACCGCCCGACTTCACGCTGCGGCAGCTCGCGTACCTTG from Leucobacter allii carries:
- a CDS encoding cytochrome P450; its protein translation is MTAQPAPVADWVTIPDLVRDPFPIYERLRAEGGVHWVPAVGRTLITSYAAVHETELDQETFSANEEGSLQIRAMGHSMLRRDDPEHYIERKAWQPALRPGEVKRTWTRVFERNAARALEALAERGPGADLIWDFAAPYAAENLRELIGFHNADQSDLQRWSQTMIDATGNYADDPEVWALGKASFDEVDAALDEMLAWHAAHLDDNPTLIAQLLRAPERTMPLERIRANLKMTIGGGLNEPRDALGVAAWALLQHPEQRAAVAADAELWPAVFEEAIRWVAPIGLYSRQVTRDTELAGVALPAGAKLGICVLSANRDETVWAAPERFDIHREVRPHLAFGKGTHVCLGAWVAKAEVAAVGLPRLFSRFEGLALSETDPAVIAGWVFRGMTRLPVTWERARPAADGNPSARATATAPRITIVGSGPSGSFTAQAVRKAIPDARIDVVEAQPVPYGLVRYGVAADHQGTKSVSRQFDRLYAEPGVRFIGNTRLGVDVSLDELRAASDAVVLATGVRGDAPLRIPGGDLAGVHGAGAITRTLNGHPDAPAPPALGARVAIVGHGNVAMDVARLLTRRDFTGSDLDDAVHADLAGAVRTVHLIGRSAPELAKFDPVMVRELAGLPGVRHVVHGVDLDAVPEGKDARLDAVRELTAADPGERGSDGEPGTPVIEWWFGARPVEISGERGVRAIRIAQAGADRELAVTAVVTAVGFVDEGAEASGSTAMPTSAGAHPDGRVEPGLYTAGWLRRGPRGTIPEQREDARQLARMIRDDLAARDGDAPSAAGIVPPVHAVDFAGWRRIDLRERLGAAPGRVRAKLASRDAQLAAARDASLVPPPAPGRAAGARHEGAITILFATESGGAELAAEELRRHLDGGDVRLLDVADAAPEELDPQRLHLVLCSSYGDGELPTAARGFHAELRAARGGLAGLRYAVFGLGDRSYAKTYSRGSELLDEALTACGAQRIGEYGRHDAGGGTDAAEAAVDWLEGVLAELADAAPVAAGLR